A window of Cohnella herbarum contains these coding sequences:
- a CDS encoding carbohydrate ABC transporter permease translates to MSQLALSKEQQPVKRKKAKVELISIVGFLILLIVTVAMIMPLGFMLSTSLKTTKEMLVFPPSFIPKHFAWENFRELFVNEEIKFGRQYMNSLIVAITTVIGTVFSSSFVAFGFARYKARGSQFLFVLVLSTLMLPYPAIMIPQFLLFTKLGLHDSLLPLILPSFFASAYMIFLLKQFFTTIPNELYDAGRIDGCREVRLYWSLTLPLSGPVIATVAIFSFIWSWNDLLAPVLYLDSQENFTLPIGMAAMLSSKFRIAPWNLMMAASLLSVLPIIALFAIAQRRFVQGIVLTGIK, encoded by the coding sequence ATGAGTCAATTGGCGCTTTCGAAAGAGCAACAACCCGTCAAACGGAAAAAAGCGAAGGTCGAGTTGATCTCGATCGTCGGGTTCTTGATCTTGTTGATCGTTACGGTAGCGATGATTATGCCTTTAGGATTCATGTTGTCTACCTCGCTTAAGACGACGAAAGAGATGCTTGTATTCCCGCCTTCGTTCATTCCGAAGCATTTCGCTTGGGAGAATTTCCGGGAATTGTTCGTCAACGAAGAGATTAAATTCGGCAGGCAGTATATGAACAGTCTTATCGTGGCGATCACGACGGTCATCGGGACGGTGTTTTCTTCTTCTTTCGTTGCATTCGGTTTTGCAAGATATAAGGCGCGGGGCAGCCAATTTTTATTCGTTCTCGTGCTGAGCACGCTGATGCTGCCTTACCCGGCCATCATGATTCCGCAATTTCTGCTGTTCACGAAGCTTGGCCTTCATGACTCGTTGTTACCGCTCATTCTGCCTTCCTTTTTCGCGTCGGCTTATATGATCTTTCTATTAAAACAGTTTTTCACGACGATCCCGAACGAGCTATACGACGCCGGGAGGATCGACGGGTGCAGGGAAGTACGTCTGTACTGGAGTCTGACTCTGCCGCTCTCCGGTCCTGTCATCGCCACGGTCGCGATCTTCTCCTTCATCTGGAGTTGGAACGATTTGCTGGCACCCGTGCTCTATCTGGATTCGCAGGAAAACTTCACCCTTCCGATCGGGATGGCGGCCATGCTGAGCTCCAAGTTCAGGATCGCTCCATGGAACCTGATGATGGCGGCCTCGCTGTTATCCGTGCTACCGATTATCGCCCTGTTCGCGATCGCGCAACGGCGGTTCGTCCAAGGAATCGTTCTTACCGGCATCAAGTAA
- a CDS encoding carbohydrate ABC transporter permease has translation MKSTRESRREGRLFYFFISPWLIGFIVFALLPVLASLYYSFTEYDIINSPKFIGFGNYNELFHDEQFWNSINVTLKYTFISVPLTLFLSLIFAILINQKIPLRGLFRTAMYFPSMISGVSMALLWFWVFNPQAGLFNYGLSLFGIDPIHWFLDEKYAMWALIIMSFWGLGGGMLIFLAGLQGVPSHLLEAAKLDGAGRLRTFWNVTFPLISPVFLFQLIIGLIESFQVFTQAYTITQGGPNYSTWFYVYNIYINAFKNFRYGYASAMSWILLIAVTIITFVIMKLSNRYVYYEGGQTK, from the coding sequence GTGAAGTCGACAAGGGAAAGCCGCCGTGAGGGCAGATTGTTCTATTTTTTCATTTCTCCGTGGCTGATTGGTTTTATTGTATTTGCCTTATTACCGGTTCTTGCTTCCTTGTATTACAGCTTCACGGAGTATGACATCATCAACTCGCCCAAATTTATCGGATTCGGCAACTACAACGAATTGTTCCATGACGAGCAGTTCTGGAACTCGATCAACGTCACGCTGAAGTACACGTTCATCAGCGTTCCGCTCACGTTGTTCCTGTCATTGATTTTCGCGATCCTGATCAATCAGAAGATCCCGCTTCGGGGACTTTTCCGGACGGCAATGTATTTTCCGAGCATGATCTCGGGCGTATCCATGGCGCTGTTATGGTTCTGGGTGTTTAACCCGCAGGCGGGGCTTTTCAACTACGGACTCTCGTTATTCGGAATCGATCCCATTCATTGGTTCCTTGACGAGAAATACGCGATGTGGGCTCTTATCATTATGTCCTTCTGGGGGCTAGGCGGAGGGATGCTGATCTTTCTCGCGGGACTTCAAGGGGTTCCGTCGCATTTGCTGGAAGCGGCGAAGCTGGACGGCGCGGGTCGCCTTCGTACGTTCTGGAACGTCACGTTTCCGCTGATCTCTCCGGTTTTCCTGTTCCAATTGATCATCGGTTTGATCGAATCTTTCCAAGTATTCACGCAAGCCTATACGATCACGCAGGGCGGTCCGAACTATTCGACGTGGTTCTACGTGTACAACATTTACATCAACGCGTTTAAGAATTTCCGTTACGGATATGCATCGGCGATGTCCTGGATACTCCTGATCGCGGTTACGATTATCACTTTCGTTATTATGAAACTGTCTAATCGTTACGTGTATTACGAGGGGGGGCAGACGAAATGA
- a CDS encoding DeoR/GlpR family DNA-binding transcription regulator codes for MFASHRRDQILELLQRDKQVLVKDLAHRFNVSEGTLRIDLRILEDENLLERTHGGAVPVRAQGAVRDARDPSRSEVNYEEKRAIGRKAANLVASGQCIILDASSTVLELTKALTDHNYLTIVTNGLEAAMILNQNPRNNVILIGGVLRVGSKTVEGVLGKDILAGIHADLFFTSAEGISPQEGMTDFSLYEAELKKLMAANAHRTVALADYTKLGRRSIATSVLFRDIHTLITDKKADKEFIRHIKGTEVLIAD; via the coding sequence ATGTTCGCGTCGCATAGAAGAGATCAGATCTTAGAACTGCTTCAACGGGACAAGCAAGTGCTCGTGAAGGATCTGGCGCACAGGTTCAACGTATCCGAAGGAACGCTTCGGATCGATTTGCGAATACTCGAAGACGAAAATCTGCTCGAGAGAACGCATGGCGGCGCGGTTCCCGTTAGAGCGCAAGGAGCGGTTCGGGATGCGCGGGATCCTTCCCGCAGCGAGGTCAACTACGAAGAAAAGCGGGCCATCGGACGTAAAGCCGCGAATCTCGTCGCTTCGGGACAATGCATCATCTTGGACGCCAGCTCTACCGTGCTGGAATTAACCAAGGCGTTAACCGATCATAACTATTTAACGATCGTTACGAACGGGTTGGAAGCGGCGATGATCCTTAACCAGAATCCGCGCAACAACGTCATTCTAATCGGCGGCGTTCTCCGGGTCGGATCGAAAACCGTTGAAGGCGTCCTGGGCAAAGACATTCTGGCGGGAATCCATGCGGATTTGTTCTTCACCTCCGCGGAAGGGATCAGCCCGCAGGAAGGCATGACGGATTTCAGCTTGTACGAGGCGGAACTCAAGAAGCTGATGGCCGCGAACGCCCACAGAACGGTAGCGTTGGCGGATTATACGAAGCTCGGACGAAGATCGATCGCGACATCCGTCCTATTCAGAGACATCCACACCCTTATTACCGATAAGAAAGCCGATAAAGAGTTTATCCGGCACATCAAAGGGACCGAAGTACTTATCGCCGATTGA
- a CDS encoding HAD-IIA family hydrolase has protein sequence MQLDTIDGFIIDLDGTVYRGATAIEGARDTLALIRSLGKRVVFLTNRGNYSRKMCQEKLKAMGIQAAEEEVILTSTVTAAYLRNADPDSKCWLLGDEGLREEMIDQGIRLATKPEEADWLVITLHEKLTYAELNSAFRAVRSGAKIIATNEDKTFPGDDGESIDVGGLISAITSTTGQEVSVVIGKPSAYMSDAALRSLGLPPERCLVIGDSLNSDIRLGKQAGIRTALVLTGSISRAEAEASELQPDFIWESIADLIALSALSPYSGRNEHVV, from the coding sequence ATGCAATTAGATACGATAGACGGCTTCATAATCGATTTGGACGGCACCGTTTACCGGGGAGCGACGGCCATCGAAGGCGCCCGGGATACGCTAGCGCTTATCCGGTCTCTCGGCAAGAGGGTCGTATTCCTTACCAACAGGGGAAACTATTCGAGGAAAATGTGCCAAGAAAAACTCAAAGCCATGGGAATTCAAGCAGCGGAAGAGGAAGTCATTCTGACTTCGACCGTCACGGCCGCATACTTGCGGAATGCCGATCCGGACAGCAAATGCTGGCTGCTCGGCGACGAAGGTCTTCGTGAAGAAATGATCGACCAAGGCATCCGCTTGGCTACGAAACCGGAAGAAGCGGATTGGCTGGTCATCACGCTGCACGAGAAGCTGACTTACGCGGAGCTCAATTCGGCCTTTCGCGCGGTACGCTCCGGCGCGAAGATCATCGCCACGAACGAGGACAAGACTTTCCCGGGAGACGACGGAGAATCCATCGACGTCGGCGGCTTGATCAGCGCGATAACGAGCACGACGGGGCAAGAAGTGTCCGTCGTCATCGGCAAACCTTCCGCCTATATGTCGGATGCGGCGTTGCGGTCCTTAGGACTCCCTCCCGAGCGGTGTCTCGTGATCGGGGACAGCTTGAACTCGGATATCCGGCTTGGCAAACAAGCCGGCATTCGAACCGCCCTCGTACTCACCGGTTCGATCTCTCGCGCGGAAGCGGAAGCTTCCGAACTCCAGCCCGATTTTATTTGGGAATCGATTGCGGACTTGATCGCTTTATCGGCTTTATCGCCTTATTCAGGGAGGAATGAACATGTCGTTTAA
- a CDS encoding sn-glycerol-1-phosphate dehydrogenase, whose translation MSFNGTVRIESDALQGVVPYLKENGYRQVSIVADERTYEVAGKSLYRDATSAGIHVVATLIQPDRQGDVIADEASLIQLILDLRQAAAQVVIAVGSGTLHDIARFSAYAVGIPFVSVPTAPSVDGFNSVGAPLIIRGEKKTIPAIGPSAIFADLDILTKAPSDMIAAGFGDMLGKYTSLFDWKFGSLVGGEPYSEEVADRTKRALQQCVDHCEEIGRRTPQGVEILTRALIESGFAMLQFGQSHSASGSEHHLSHYWEMELLRTGRRQILHGAKVGIACAVISDLYHKLAAEESSLFPEEHRDAIMAELRAIPSGNALRELLTKVGGPTSPEDLGIDQELLQRSLREAHHIRPNRYTLLRVYNERQ comes from the coding sequence ATGTCGTTTAACGGGACGGTACGGATCGAATCGGACGCGCTCCAAGGCGTCGTACCTTATTTGAAAGAAAACGGGTATCGTCAAGTTTCCATCGTGGCGGATGAGCGGACTTATGAAGTCGCGGGCAAGTCCCTCTACAGAGATGCCACTTCAGCCGGAATTCATGTTGTTGCCACTCTCATACAGCCCGATCGTCAAGGCGACGTGATCGCGGATGAAGCATCCTTGATTCAATTGATTCTCGATCTTCGCCAAGCAGCGGCCCAGGTCGTCATTGCCGTAGGTTCCGGAACTCTGCATGATATTGCCCGTTTCTCCGCCTACGCGGTCGGCATTCCTTTCGTTTCCGTGCCAACCGCTCCTTCCGTGGACGGATTCAACTCCGTCGGCGCCCCCTTAATCATTCGCGGCGAGAAGAAAACCATTCCCGCGATCGGACCTTCCGCGATTTTCGCGGATTTGGACATTCTAACGAAAGCCCCTAGCGACATGATCGCCGCAGGGTTTGGCGATATGCTCGGCAAATACACTTCGCTGTTCGACTGGAAGTTCGGCAGTCTCGTGGGCGGGGAGCCTTATTCCGAGGAAGTCGCCGACCGTACGAAACGCGCCTTGCAGCAATGCGTCGACCATTGCGAAGAGATCGGCAGAAGAACCCCGCAAGGCGTCGAAATCTTGACGCGCGCCTTGATCGAATCCGGCTTCGCCATGCTGCAATTCGGGCAATCTCATTCCGCTTCCGGGTCGGAACATCATCTCTCCCATTACTGGGAGATGGAATTGCTGCGAACCGGAAGAAGGCAAATTCTTCACGGCGCCAAAGTAGGCATCGCTTGCGCGGTCATCTCGGATCTCTATCATAAGCTCGCCGCGGAGGAGTCGTCCTTGTTCCCGGAAGAACATCGCGATGCCATCATGGCTGAACTTCGGGCGATCCCTAGCGGCAACGCGCTTCGCGAACTGTTAACGAAGGTTGGCGGTCCGACTTCCCCCGAAGATCTGGGCATCGATCAAGAGCTGCTTCAGCGGAGCTTGCGGGAAGCGCATCATATTCGACCGAACCGCTACACCTTGCTTAGAGTTTATAACGAACGGCAATAA
- a CDS encoding AraC family transcriptional regulator, translating to MNINIETLPDYRIAYVRQVGPYGLANAQAMEKLKQWAKGKNLLNESAILLGIPQDNPETTLPENCRYDACIVISNEYRLDDSFRESELAGGKYAVCQIKHTAEDVQKAWNEILPYLQRSGYQMDNKPILERYTGKMISNDLCELCVPIKPV from the coding sequence ATGAATATCAATATCGAAACTCTGCCCGATTATCGCATTGCCTACGTGCGACAAGTCGGCCCTTATGGTCTTGCCAATGCTCAAGCCATGGAAAAGTTAAAACAGTGGGCAAAAGGAAAAAATTTGCTTAACGAATCGGCGATCCTGCTCGGAATTCCTCAAGACAACCCGGAAACAACGCTTCCGGAAAACTGCAGATACGATGCATGTATCGTCATTTCAAACGAATATCGATTGGATGATTCCTTTCGCGAAAGCGAGCTTGCCGGCGGAAAGTATGCGGTATGCCAAATCAAACATACAGCGGAAGACGTTCAAAAAGCATGGAACGAAATATTGCCATACTTGCAACGCAGCGGATACCAAATGGATAACAAACCGATCTTAGAACGCTATACGGGTAAAATGATTAGCAACGACTTATGCGAACTATGCGTTCCTATTAAACCTGTGTAG
- the htpX gene encoding protease HtpX, translating into MKRILLFILTNLLVMVTIGIILSVFGVGSYLNESGGVDMMSLLIFSVIVGFTGAFISLAMSRMMAKWMMRVQVLKPEANLSHGERQIVEMVHRLSRAAGLTHMPEVGIYESHEVNAFATGPSKKRSLVAVSTGLLDELDEAAVEAIIGHEVAHIANGDMVTMTLLQGVVNTFVVFLSRLAAWAVSRFVKEEIAPIVHIIAVIVFQIVFSILGSMVVLAFSRYREFHADAGGAHLAGKDKMIHALRGLQAYQDRMRDSQQTSISTLQISGKKRSALFSTHPDLEERIRRLQAM; encoded by the coding sequence ATGAAACGTATATTGTTGTTTATCTTAACCAACTTATTGGTCATGGTGACGATCGGCATTATTCTTTCCGTATTCGGCGTAGGCTCGTATTTGAACGAATCCGGCGGAGTCGATATGATGTCGTTGCTGATCTTTAGCGTAATCGTCGGATTTACTGGAGCTTTTATCTCGCTTGCGATGTCCCGCATGATGGCCAAATGGATGATGAGAGTCCAAGTTCTTAAACCGGAAGCAAATCTCTCTCATGGAGAACGGCAAATCGTAGAGATGGTGCATAGGCTTTCCCGTGCGGCGGGTCTAACTCATATGCCCGAAGTCGGGATCTACGAATCGCACGAAGTGAACGCGTTCGCGACGGGTCCTTCGAAGAAACGTTCGCTCGTTGCCGTATCCACCGGGCTGTTGGATGAGCTGGACGAGGCGGCGGTCGAGGCGATTATCGGCCATGAGGTTGCCCATATCGCCAACGGAGACATGGTCACGATGACGCTGCTCCAAGGCGTCGTGAACACGTTCGTCGTGTTCCTGTCGCGTCTGGCCGCTTGGGCGGTATCCCGTTTCGTGAAGGAAGAAATCGCTCCTATCGTTCATATTATCGCCGTTATCGTGTTTCAAATCGTTTTCTCGATTCTCGGGAGCATGGTCGTCCTTGCGTTCTCCAGGTACCGCGAGTTCCACGCGGATGCAGGCGGAGCCCATCTGGCCGGTAAGGATAAAATGATCCACGCGTTGCGCGGGTTGCAAGCCTATCAGGACAGAATGAGAGACAGCCAGCAAACCTCGATCTCGACTTTGCAGATCAGCGGCAAGAAACGCAGCGCGCTGTTCTCGACTCACCCGGATCTGGAAGAGCGCATTCGTCGCTTGCAGGCTATGTAA
- a CDS encoding TVP38/TMEM64 family protein, which translates to MSIADILSNVTEDNLKSLLEQYRDFGPFPGIALTFMKSFIPPLPTILIVGVNAAVYGLWLGFLYSWLGIVSGCLVTFLVVRRIAGQPYFVRWAQKPKVQKSLIWVRRNAFSYVFLLSIFPVGPFVVINMAAAVAQMRVRSFIIAIMFGKAIMVMSVSIIGHDFGRFIERPAELVYVVLFVGASLWISKKIEARFTRDSRQQPPTPSANKEI; encoded by the coding sequence ATGAGTATAGCGGACATTCTGTCCAACGTGACAGAGGATAATTTGAAAAGTTTATTGGAACAATACCGCGATTTCGGGCCGTTTCCCGGAATTGCGCTGACGTTCATGAAGTCGTTTATTCCGCCATTGCCCACGATTCTGATCGTCGGAGTGAATGCGGCGGTGTACGGTTTATGGTTAGGATTCCTGTACTCTTGGTTAGGCATCGTGAGCGGCTGTCTCGTTACGTTCCTGGTCGTGCGAAGAATTGCCGGGCAACCGTACTTCGTGCGCTGGGCGCAAAAGCCTAAGGTGCAGAAAAGCTTGATTTGGGTGCGACGCAACGCTTTCAGTTATGTGTTCCTGCTTAGTATTTTCCCGGTGGGGCCTTTCGTCGTTATTAATATGGCGGCGGCGGTCGCGCAGATGAGGGTACGCTCGTTCATTATCGCGATCATGTTCGGCAAAGCCATTATGGTGATGTCGGTATCGATCATCGGACATGATTTCGGGCGGTTCATCGAACGTCCGGCCGAGCTCGTTTACGTCGTTCTGTTCGTAGGCGCGTCGCTCTGGATCAGCAAGAAGATCGAAGCGAGGTTCACGCGCGACTCCAGGCAACAACCGCCAACGCCGTCCGCTAACAAGGAGATCTGA
- a CDS encoding LTA synthase family protein, which translates to MGLLIKLGNRRFLLFTLLLLFKCSLAWFVVFEDGPSWETMLTEVPFFWLVFCLIEWFATKRKLLYYTIANLLFTLLYFTVLMYYKYYGIIVTYHALSQADKVTKVGNSTYSLMDPYYLLIFVDVIVLIAIPLWLSKKSKRIQLSLRPISRTALSVLFAVSVALCFFSIWPNRASMNENKQAEEMGILNYEVFTIFADSTEDAEMVEMEDITQPAINEIKGIEPSANAEFFGADKGKNVIIIQMESFQNFLIGLEVDGVEVTPNMNKLAKENFHYNNFYTMVGQGTTSDAEYLVNTSLYVPKHEAATKDNVKKILPSLPKLLGEAGYTSATFHTNEVDFWNRRELYDAIGFDRYYDKSFFGDGDHVAFGASDEVLYAKTIGELEKMNESGRPFYAQIISMSSHHPYNIPESKVTLELPEKLDDTLIGRYIQSQNYSDKALGTFIDDLKRSGIWDDSIVLLYGDHQGLPVYSLDNKELELMKDLLGHDYGYADMFNIPLVMHAPGVTFPAVIEQTGGQIDILPTVANLTGISIADQIHFGQDLLNQGENVLPMRHFLPSGSIITNSEVFVPGIAYEDGTNYPLDPLDEHGGGATKEQYEQALELLNLSDSYVKQLPDREQEE; encoded by the coding sequence ATGGGGTTATTGATTAAGCTGGGAAATCGGCGCTTCCTGCTGTTTACCTTGCTGCTGTTGTTCAAATGCTCTTTGGCTTGGTTTGTCGTATTCGAAGACGGTCCGTCATGGGAGACGATGTTAACGGAGGTTCCGTTTTTCTGGCTTGTCTTCTGCCTAATCGAATGGTTCGCAACCAAGAGGAAACTACTCTATTATACGATTGCTAACTTACTATTCACGTTACTTTATTTCACGGTTCTTATGTATTACAAATATTACGGGATTATCGTTACGTACCATGCGCTGAGTCAAGCGGATAAAGTGACCAAGGTCGGAAATAGCACGTATTCGCTTATGGATCCTTATTACTTGCTTATTTTTGTGGATGTTATCGTCCTGATTGCTATCCCGTTATGGTTAAGCAAGAAATCCAAGCGGATACAGTTAAGCCTGAGGCCGATCAGCAGAACAGCCTTGTCCGTGTTGTTCGCGGTTTCGGTAGCTTTGTGTTTCTTCAGCATCTGGCCGAATCGGGCCAGCATGAACGAGAACAAACAAGCCGAAGAGATGGGAATCTTGAATTACGAGGTGTTCACCATATTCGCGGACAGTACGGAAGACGCGGAAATGGTGGAGATGGAAGATATTACTCAGCCTGCCATCAATGAAATCAAAGGCATCGAACCGTCTGCGAACGCGGAGTTTTTCGGAGCAGATAAGGGCAAGAACGTCATTATTATTCAGATGGAATCATTCCAGAACTTTCTGATCGGGCTTGAGGTCGACGGAGTCGAAGTCACTCCGAATATGAATAAGCTAGCCAAGGAAAACTTCCACTATAACAACTTCTACACGATGGTTGGGCAAGGGACGACGTCGGATGCCGAATACTTGGTGAACACGTCTCTTTACGTACCGAAGCATGAAGCGGCCACGAAGGACAACGTGAAAAAGATTCTTCCGAGCTTGCCGAAGCTGCTAGGAGAAGCGGGCTATACGAGCGCAACCTTCCATACGAACGAGGTAGATTTCTGGAACCGCAGAGAACTTTACGATGCGATCGGATTTGATCGTTACTATGACAAGAGTTTCTTCGGCGACGGCGATCATGTCGCTTTCGGCGCTTCGGATGAAGTGCTTTACGCGAAGACGATCGGCGAGCTGGAGAAAATGAACGAGAGCGGCCGTCCTTTCTATGCCCAGATCATAAGCATGAGCTCGCATCATCCGTATAACATTCCGGAGTCTAAAGTTACCTTGGAGCTCCCGGAGAAGTTGGACGATACGTTAATCGGCCGGTATATCCAATCCCAGAATTATTCCGATAAGGCTCTTGGAACGTTCATCGATGATCTGAAGCGAAGCGGAATATGGGACGATAGTATCGTCTTGTTGTACGGGGATCATCAAGGCCTTCCGGTCTATTCGTTGGATAACAAAGAGTTGGAACTAATGAAGGATCTTCTCGGCCATGATTACGGATATGCCGATATGTTCAATATTCCGCTCGTCATGCATGCACCGGGAGTGACTTTCCCTGCGGTGATCGAGCAAACCGGCGGCCAGATCGACATTCTGCCGACGGTAGCGAACTTAACCGGGATTTCGATCGCCGACCAAATCCACTTCGGACAGGATTTATTGAATCAGGGCGAGAACGTACTGCCGATGAGGCACTTCTTGCCTTCCGGCTCCATCATTACGAATTCCGAAGTGTTCGTTCCCGGAATCGCGTACGAGGACGGAACGAACTATCCGCTCGACCCTCTCGACGAGCATGGGGGCGGAGCAACGAAAGAGCAGTACGAACAGGCTCTCGAGCTGCTGAACTTATCCGACAGCTACGTCAAGCAGCTTCCCGATAGGGAGCAAGAAGAGTGA
- a CDS encoding MarR family winged helix-turn-helix transcriptional regulator yields the protein MRTELLDSVSESFVTAVPLIKKNLLRSFSIDHIPFQLSRSNLEALFSLNELRSASVSQLCNHLGISPPNMTPLIDKLVINGLANRTTSTEDRRVVQIEITEDGEQLCIDLQRRLAEQIRSKLDSLSDEDLIELRQCMRSLRNIASKIIG from the coding sequence ATGAGAACGGAATTGCTCGATTCGGTATCCGAAAGCTTTGTAACGGCTGTTCCATTGATAAAGAAAAATCTGCTCCGCTCCTTCTCCATCGATCATATCCCTTTTCAATTGTCCCGATCGAACTTGGAGGCGTTGTTTTCATTAAATGAATTACGAAGCGCAAGCGTGTCCCAGCTATGTAATCATTTAGGGATTTCTCCCCCCAATATGACTCCGTTGATCGATAAGCTCGTGATTAACGGCTTGGCGAATCGGACAACGAGCACGGAAGACCGCAGGGTCGTTCAGATCGAGATCACGGAGGACGGCGAACAATTGTGTATCGATTTGCAGCGGAGACTCGCGGAACAAATCAGAAGCAAACTCGATTCCCTGAGCGACGAGGATTTAATCGAATTACGACAATGTATGCGGAGTTTACGAAATATTGCCTCGAAAATAATAGGGTAG
- a CDS encoding alpha/beta-type small acid-soluble spore protein, with product MARRRKLAVPGAEAGVTAFKAEVMTKEGYSVDPARPDDVKYEVAEELGVPLQRGGNGQLTTEEAGQVGGAIGGAMVREMIRLAQEKLSRRE from the coding sequence ATGGCGAGAAGAAGGAAACTGGCGGTACCCGGCGCTGAAGCGGGGGTGACCGCCTTCAAGGCGGAGGTCATGACCAAGGAAGGCTATTCGGTCGATCCGGCAAGGCCCGACGACGTCAAGTATGAGGTGGCGGAGGAACTCGGAGTACCGTTACAGCGGGGCGGTAACGGACAACTGACGACCGAAGAAGCCGGTCAAGTGGGCGGAGCGATCGGGGGCGCGATGGTGCGGGAGATGATTCGGCTTGCCCAGGAGAAGTTATCCAGAAGAGAATAA